A stretch of Pomacea canaliculata isolate SZHN2017 linkage group LG6, ASM307304v1, whole genome shotgun sequence DNA encodes these proteins:
- the LOC112566868 gene encoding uncharacterized protein LOC112566868 encodes MASLVTVCVFLSLSLFCCGQENLPQCASLNEAIQSKAGKQLQVQYVYYSPGGHCTDMTCLKEPGHVNDSCICEDGRNNKCYPRLLSSAVDDMYDNCDDKTCNVWQVFTSNVRPHVSICVVYMYTDVSEAVDPCQELKSRRFRSPVSLVPSRDDTTCHSLCSISSVDKPQDRNSSVKIEWNFVDKSDRNQVEYRVMNNITRDSKPWTSMSKYYHRKKEFSLTNRNLEIRFNLTDMTSIRRLRISVEYDADIMVSCNTSVPDITPTLNTSIPRENKTFPVMYVVGAVVAVAAITLSSALIIVLYRRHRRLRATLRPSVTSLTNSQQAAGMHQVHLRAQQCKQVEVSMLRWKVNKITNSTSGS; translated from the exons ATGGCCAGCCTCGTGACAGTCTGTGTGTtcttgtcattgtctttgttttgctgtggaCAGG AAAACTTACCCCAGTGTGCATCTTTAAATGAAGCAATACAGAGTAAAGCTGGAAAACAACTTCAGGTTCAGTATGTTTATTACAGTCCAGGAGGTCACTGCACTGACATGACCTGCTTGAAGGAACCAGGTCATGTCAACGATTCATGTATCTGTGAGGACGGGAGAAACAACAAGTGTTATCCAAGGCTTCTATCAAGCGCCGTTGATGATATGTACGATAATTGTGATGATAAAACATGCAATGTGTGGCAAGTGTTTACGTCGAATGTTAGACCACATGTTTCAATCTGTGTGGTCTACATGTACACTGATG TAAGTGAAGCAGTCGACCCATGCCAGGAACTAAAGTCTCGGAGGTTCAGGAGTCCCGTGTCTCTAGTACCATCACGTGATGACACCACGTGTCACAGTCTGTGCTCCATCTCATCAGTGGACAAACCCCAAGACAGAAACAGCAGCGTCAAGATAGAGTGGAACTTTGTGGACAAGTCCGACAGGAACCAGGTAGAGTACAGGGTCATGAACAACATCACCAGAGACTCCAAGCCCTGGACATCAATGTCCAAGTATTATCACCGCAAAAAAGAATTTTCGCTGACTAACAGAAATCTCGAGATTCGCTTCAACTTGACTGACATGACGAGCATCAGGCGGCTGAGGATTTCTGTGGAATATG ATGCTGACATCATGGTGAGTTGTAATACCAGTGTCCCAGACATCACACCAACCTTGAACACCAGCATACCAC gtgaaaataaaacatttcctgtGATGTATGTTGTGGGTGCTGTTGTCGCGGTTGCTGCAATTACTCTTTCATCTGCTCTGATCATCGTCCTGTACAGAAGACA CAGGAGACTGAGAGCCACCCTGAGACCATCAGTGACGAGCCTGACAAACTCTCAGCAGGCTGCAGGGATGCACCAGGTCCACCTGCGGGCCCAACAATGCAAACAAGTCGAAGTCAGTATGCTCAGGTGGAAGgtgaacaaaataacaaattcaACAAGTGGATCCTGA
- the LOC112566665 gene encoding LOW QUALITY PROTEIN: histamine H4 receptor-like (The sequence of the model RefSeq protein was modified relative to this genomic sequence to represent the inferred CDS: deleted 2 bases in 1 codon), with product MTNALSAQDMATSTPSVAAPKQESDDELGCMYPPWLVVIVLVVSAVIVTTAVGNVLVITSYVRDVRVRRDVYSLYLLHLALCDLLVAVVSMPLYLASTVCHLTWPLGAAMCKVFLLEDFTTCTMSTLVVVLISADRLALVRLGARYTTVHTRCRAYVMLAVCWAAAFLLYSPHPPVGCHLGVSVDSQHVCDTGFSANFYFTLVTEVLAFSVPFSLLTIINAKLLFTLRNRNKVRHSVSNAATRSRAGPGHLGNALPSVFQVGAFQESQAPNAPTYLSTRCCCTCTKKSRPNWLRSTNHEQRHKGNRVASISILLVVALAICWLPYSLATIVRSSCGDCVNTFLYEVFTWMLWLKSCVNPFLYAFISPRFRRNSLQVLLAVPPVRFLFRRR from the exons ATGACTAACGCGTTGTCAGCCCAGGACATGGCCACGTCCACCCCGAGTGTTGCAGCACCCAAACAGGAATCAGACGATGAGCTTGGGTGCATGTACCCGCCATGGCTGGTCGTCATCGTGCTGGTCGTCAGCGCTGTCATCGTGACGACGGCGGTGGGTAACGTCCTGGTCATTACGTCGTACGTCCGTGACGTGCGCGTGCGGCGTGACGTATACAGCCTGTACCTGTTACACCTGGCGCTGTGCGACCTGCTCGTCGCTGTGGTCAGCATGCCTCTCTACCTGGCCTCCACCGTGTGCCACCTCACCTGGCCCCTGGGGGCCGCCATGTGCAAGGTGTTCCTGTTGGAGGACTTCACCACCTGCACCATGAGCACCCTGGTGGTCGTGCTCATCTCCGCTGACCGACTTGCCCTCGTCCGCCTCGGTGCCCGCTACACCACGGTGCACACTCGGTGCCGTGCTTACGTCATGCTGGCCGTCTGCTGGGCAGCAGCCTTCCTCTTGTACTCGCCT CATCCTCCTGTGGGATGCCATCTCGGTGTCTCGGTGGACTCCCAACACGTCTGTGACACCGGGTTCTCCGCTAACTTCTACTTCACTCTTGTGACAGAAGTTCTCGCTTTCTCCGTGCCCTTCTCCCTTCTGACCATCATCAATGCCAAACTCCTATTTACCTTGAGGAACCGCAACAAGGTCAGGCATTCCGTGTCCAACGCCGCTACACGAAGCCGAGCAGGTCCTGGTCACCTAGGCAACGCCCTGCCATCAGTCTTTCAGGTCGGCGCTTTTCAGGAAAGTCAGGCTCCAAATGCCCCTACTTACCTGTCAACCAGATGCTGCTGCACCTGCACCAAGAAGTCCAGACCCAACTGGCTCCGGTCGACCAATCACGAGCAGCGACACAAAGGTAATAGAGTGGCCAGCATCTCTATTCTGCTGGTGGTGGCGCTGGCGATCTGCTGGCTGCCCTACTCCCTGGCCACCATCGTGAGGTCATCTTGTGGAGACTGTGTCAACACCTTCCTGTACGAGGTCTTCACCTGGATGCTGTGGCTCAAATCCTGTGTCAACCCATTCCTCTACGCTTTCATTTCTCCAAGGTTTCGAAGAAACAGTTTGCAGGTGCTTCTTGCAGTGCCACCTGTCAGGTTTCTGTTCAGGCGAAGGTAG
- the LOC112566521 gene encoding uncharacterized protein LOC112566521: MTRPGYIASGLVLLYTVMCGVEVQAACNTDATVFDCDNFNPNLCNPDLTPFCLTNGTKVSGSCEAKRAVCVEHAFLDNTNQACDPTATTAAYPQIHLDCCIYNETSRCTHDLFPICLTNGTRVYGTCSALKAVCHEYAHIDQTGHLCPGVTTGDPCVSYTATGHCTQDLLPFCLTNGTVVLGTCSALQAVCHEHAHIDNTGHLCSGENTESDCVSYNASGRCTHDLIPHCLTNGTMVFGTCSLLKAVCHEHAHIDQTGHLCPGENTEDPCVSYIATGRCTHDLLPFCLSNGTRVFGTCSALQAVCREHASIDQTGLLCPGETTKDACVNYNATNSCPHDLLPFCLTNGTMVFGTCSALKAVCHEHATARSCDSSAATSLLLSTFDVVTVIAVCVIAGGMMK; encoded by the exons ATGACAAGACCCGGGTACATCGCATCTGGCCTCGTGCTGCTGT ACACAGTgatgtgtggggtggaggtacAAGCAGCGTGCAACACCGATGCCACTGTCTTTGACTGTGACAACTTCAACCCCAATCTCTGCAATCCAGACTTAACACCTTTCTGCCTGACTAACGGCACAAAGGTCAGCGGGTCATGTGAGGCCAAGCGAGCAGTCTGTGT GGAGCATGCTTTTCTTGACAACACGAATCAGGCTTGTGACCCCACAGCGACAACTGCAG CATACCCCCAAATACATCTTGACTGTTGTATCTACAACGAGACCAGCCGCTGTACTCACGACCTGTTCCCCATCTGCTTGACCAACGGCACGAGGGTCTACGGCACGTGCAGCGCGCTCAAGGccgtgtgtca TGAATACGCTCACATTGACCAGACGGGACACCTGTGTCCAGGGGTAACTACAG GAGATCCTTGTGTCAGCTACACTGCCACCGGCCACTGTACTCAAGATCTTCTCCCCTTCTGTTTGACCAACGGCACCGTAGTCTTGGGCACGTGCAGCGCGCTCCAGGccgtgtgtca TGAACACGCTCACATTGACAATACGGGACACCTGTGTTCAGGGGAAAATACAG AGAGTGACTGTGTCAGCTACAACGCATCTGGCCGCTGTACTCACGACCTGATACCCCACTGCTTGACCAACGGCACCATGGTCTTCGGCACGTGCAGTCTACTCAAAGccgtgtgtca TGAACACGCTCACATTGACCAGACGGGACACCTGTGTCCAGGTGAAAATACAG AAGATCCTTGTGTCAGCTACATCGCCACCGGCCGCTGTACTCACGACCTTCTCCCCTTCTGCTTGTCCAACGGCACGAGGGTCTTCGGCACGTGCAGCGCGCTCCAGGCCGTGTGTCG TGAACACGCTTCCATTGACCAGACGGGACTGCTGTGTCCAGGGGAAACCACAA AAGATGCTTGTGTCAACTACAACGCCACCAACAGCTGTCCTCACGACCTTCTCCCCTTCTGCTTGACCAACGGCACCATGGTTTTCGGCACGTGCAGCGCGCTCAAAGccgtgtgtca tGAACATGCAACAGCAAGGAGCTGTGACTCCAGCGCCGCAACCTCCCTCCTGCTGTCAACGTTTgatgttgtcactgtcattgctGTGTGTGTCATTGCTGGGGGCATGATGAAGTGA